One window from the genome of Nicotiana tomentosiformis chromosome 5, ASM39032v3, whole genome shotgun sequence encodes:
- the LOC138892891 gene encoding uncharacterized protein, translating into MAIESEATEYDSIFALMAQSDNDEDYDDDEVNFLDVRRNQKFYSPKKLMSLENVLIDTYHSLINDKYALTMELGEVEQTKDELVIMVVDLKETIENLKKEKDALDEKIANIEHERDDLMVAMVDLKETCECVRKEKEILDERVTNIEHESDDLLVVVVDLKETIGEPKIESRPENSQKGKEVASEAHIKLEKLGRVKSDLEKSLKWTWPSDAITAMYTNNGGNRQGIGFQREKIPYNLHSKYVTVPDNWICTHCGNTGHFKENYKTRFQSQQKNIVFAEKGTVKESSIQWYMDSGCSKHMTRSITDFLSFKALQRGSVSFGNGKKGYILGVGRIGKSLSHSIENVFPRSVTRETRWNLCHKRLGHASFTLLKKLVRKDLVRGLPKSNFKNHKVCDASVKGKQVRSSFKPKREVSTSKSLNLLHMDLCGLMRVASRGGKKYIFVIVDDYSRFTWTLFLRTKDETFGVFVAFVKRIQVNMGNNVACIGSDYGTEFDNAKFDEFCTENGITHNFSPLRTPQQNDIVERKNRTLEDMARTMLIDSGITKNFWEETVNTACYLMNRCMIRSLLNKNPYELLNGRKPKLIHLRTFGCKCFFLNNGKEALGIFEIKSCIWVRSTLREISLR; encoded by the exons ATGGCAATAGAAAGTGAAGCAACTGAGTAtgactcaatctttgccttgatgGCTCAGTCTGATAATGATGAAGATTACgacgatgatgaggtaaattttctGGATGTTCGGAGAAATCAGAAATTTTATTCTCCTAAAAAACTCATGTCTTTGGAAAATGTGTTAATTGATACCTATcacagtcttataaatgataaatatgCTTTAACTATGGAGTTAGGAGAAGTAGAACAAACCAAAGATGAGTTAGTAATCATGGTTGTTGACTTAAAGGAAACAATTGAGAACCTGAAGAAAGAGAAGGATGCCTTAGATGAAAAAATTGCAAATATAGAACATGAAAGAGATGATCTAATGGTCGCTATGGTAGACCTAAAAGAGACCTGTGAGTgtgtaagaaaggaaaaagaaatctTAGATGAGAGAGTTACTAACATTGAGCATGAGAGTGATGACCTATTAGTGGTGGTAGTGGACTTGAAGGAAACAATTGGAGAACCTAAAATAGAGAGTAGGCCTGAAAATtctcaaaagggaaaggaagttgcaagcgaggcacacattaagcttgaaa AATTAGGAAGAGTGAAGagtgatcttgaaaaatcactcaagtggaccTGGCCCTCTGATGCTATCACTGCCATGTACACCAACAATGGGGGAAACAGACAGGGGATTGGGTTCCAAAGGGAAAAGATTCCTTATAACCTtcatagcaagtatgttactgtaCCCGATAATTGGATTTGCACCCACTGTGGAAACACTGGGCACTTTAAAGAAAACTATAAGACCAGATTTCAGTCACAACAGAAAAATATAGTTTTTGCTGAGAAA GGAACAGTGAAGGAAAGCAGCAtacaatggtacatggatagtggctgctcaaagcacatgactagAAGTATAACTGATTTCCTTTCGTTTAAAGCCCTGCAAagagggagtgtatcctttggtAATGGCAAGaaaggatacattctgggagttggaaggattgggAAGTCTCTCTCACACTCAATCGAAAATGTGTTTCCTAGATCTGTGACAAGGGAAACAAGGTGGAATTTGTGTCACAA GAGGCTGGGTCATGCAAGCTTCACGTTGCTGAAAAAATTGGtcaggaaggacctggttcgtggtctGCCTAAGTCAAatttcaagaatcacaaagtgtGTGATGCAAGTGTAAAAGGTAAGCAAGTCAGATCTTCATTCAAGCCCAAAAGGGAAGTCAGTACCTCAAAGTCACTTAATCTTCTTCACATGGATCTATGTGGACTCATGAGGGTGGCAAGCAGGGGAGGAAAGAAATATATTTTCGTTATAGTCGACGATTACTCCAGATTCACCTGGACCCTATTTCTCAGAACCAAGGACGAAACCTTTGGAGTGTTTGTTGCTTTCGTCAAAAGGATTCAAGTAAATATGGGTAATAATGTAGCCTGCATCGGGTCTGATTATGGGACAGAGTTCGACAATGCCAAATTTGATGAGTTCTGTACTGAAAATGGTATCACTCACAATTTTTCGCCTCtaagaacacctcaacaaaatgatattgtggagaggaaaaatagaactcttgaagacatggcaaggacAATGTTGATTGACAGTGGGATCACAAAGAATTTCTGGGAAGAAACTGTCAATACTGCTTGCTACTTGATGAACAGGTGCATGATTAGGTCCCTTCTGAATAAGAATCCATATGAACTGCTGAATGGAAGGAAGCCCAAGCTAATACATTTAAGGACCTTTGGGTGTAAATGTTTTTTcctcaacaatggaaaggaagctcTTGGAATATTCGAAATCAAGAGTTGCATTTGGGTCAGGAGCACATTAAGGGAAATATCCTTGAGGTAG
- the LOC138892892 gene encoding uncharacterized protein translates to MKAQALTYHLAENPVDDDHEPLSTYFPDEEVNSIEEVVPDDIHVWKMYFDGPVNIKGIGIWAIFISPIIHGNLIHLPPSELNPISSTWTFVAWVMDIIGAIDLKASNGHKFILIAIDYFTKWVEAVTFKVVTKKAMVDFVHSNIICRFGIPKTIITNNAANLNSYLMKEVCEQFKIVLRLSAPYRPKANRAIEAANKNIKKILRKMIQGSRQWHEKLPFELLGYHTTPRTSIGATPYLLVYRTEAVIPAEVKILSLQIIVESEIENTQWVKTQLEQLMLIYEKQLAIVCFSQL, encoded by the exons atgaaagcacaggctttgaCATATCATTTAGCAGAGAATCCAGTCGATGATGATCACGAGCCACTGAGCACATACTTtccagacgaagaggtcaactcaatagaggaagtagttccggATGACATCCatgtatggaaaatgtattttgatgggcctgtcaatatcaaaggaatTGGGATATGGGCAATCTTCATCTCACCTATT attcatggcaACCTAATTCACTTGCCTCCATCAGAATTGAATCCCATATCCTCTACTTGGACTTTTGTTGCTTGGGTAATGGATATTATTGGGGCAATCGATctaaaggcttcaaatgggcataaaTTTATTTTgattgcaattgattacttcaccaagtgggtggaggccgtcactttcaaagTAGTTACTAAGAAAGCaatggtagactttgttcattccaataTCATCTGTCGCTTTGGTATCCCGAAGACCATTATCACTAACAACGCAGCCAACCTAAATAGTTATTtaatgaaggaggtatgcgagcaatttaaaattgtgCTTCGCCTTTCTGCCCCTTACCGACCAAAAGCCAACAGAGCCATTGAGGCggcaaacaagaacatcaagaagattctcaggaagatgatccaagggtctaggcaatggcatgaaaagttgccttttgagCTTTTGGGATACCACACGACTCCTCGCACATCcattggtgcaactccttatttgctggtataCAGAACtgaagctgtaataccggctgaagtcaAAATTCTCTCTCTCCAAATCATTGTAGAATCAGAGATAGAAAACACTCAGTGGGTCAAGACACAATTAGAGCAGCTAATGTTGATTTATGAAAAACAGCTAGCGATAGTGTGTTTCAGCCAATTATAg